One window of Dermacentor andersoni chromosome 7, qqDerAnde1_hic_scaffold, whole genome shotgun sequence genomic DNA carries:
- the LOC129385390 gene encoding BTB/POZ domain-containing protein 6-like — protein sequence MRSDVFGAMFEGSLRDRDTVLIRDLHPDGFRGLLEYVYTGRSAINNIQDAIYTRDAAEKYRFLDLANTCTEYIKSHLEADDVCTLIDYSFVSYGAVKDDVVVEEVILDNGESVLSSAAFTISMEETVNFVLDRVHGVPTKVVIKAVLRWAGAQCGPDVANWEYTGTVAAAVRKFLPKIKFLALSVRQMTKFIAADATWDILTEDEACAILCEIIQPGSASPRPEWLNPERDIFARPESTSREPPLRIRRR from the exons ATGCGCAGTGACGTGTTTGGCGCCATGTTTGAAGGATCGCTCCGCGACCGGGACACCGTCCTCATCAGGGACCTGCACCCCGATGGCTTCCGTGGGCTTCTCGA GTACGTATACACAGGACGGTCCGCTATCAACAACATCCAAGATGCCATCTACACAAGAGACGCAGCTGAGAAGTACCGCTTCCTAGATCTCGCCAACACCTGCACCGAATATATTAAAAGTCACCTCGAAGCAGACGATGTCTGCACGTTGATCGACTACTCGTTCGTGTCTTACGGTGCAGTCAAAGACGACGTGGTGGTGGAGGAAGTTATCTTGGACAACGGTGAATCCGTGCTGTCGTCTGCTGCCTTCACGATCTCCATGGAGGAGACGGTGAACTTCGTTTTGGACAGG GTGCACGGCGTTCCGACGAAGGTGGTCATCAAGGCCGTGCTCCGTTGGGCAGGCGCGCAGTGCGGTCCCGACGTCGCCAACTGGGAATACACCGGGACAGTCGCCGCCGCTGTGAGGAAGTTCCTCCCTAAGATCAAGTTCCTGGCGCTGAGCGTGCGGCAGATGACGAAATTCATCGCGGCCGACGCCACGTGGGACATTCTCACGGAGGATGAGGCGTGCGCCATCTTGTGCGAGATCATCCAACCCGGGAGTGCGTCGCCGCGGCCTGAGTGGCTGAACCCCGAGCGTGACATTTTCGCCAGGCCCGAATCGACTTCGCGGGAACCTCCCCTCCGCATTAGACGTCGCTGA